Genomic segment of Benincasa hispida cultivar B227 chromosome 1, ASM972705v1, whole genome shotgun sequence:
AGTAACGCTTAAAGTTCTATTGAGTACTATAAATAGGGCGCTTGCGAGCCTTTATAGAACACACTCTCTATAAAAATAATCTCTACGATTACTCTAAAACTCTCCCTCTAAAAATtctcttaattttctttaaaaagttttaagaaAATTCTTTTCCCTGCTTCCTCTATTCTTTCAAGAAGTGATTTCCACAAGTTGGATCATTGCGAGAGTCATAACAAGGAAGACCTCATGGAATTTGAAGAATATAAGAAGGAGGCTATCAGTTTCAACAGGAAATTTTGCTACAATCATGTGCTAGCAACGGTATGGTCCTTAACACTTTTCTTATTtacttgtttttaattgttcaagaaatcaaagaaaacGTTCTCATGCGTCCATCGGGATTCAATTCCCTTCAAATATGTGATGCTAAAAGGAGGTTGAATTATAAAAAACATCTCAAAACTATAATAGtggtttaaaaaaattttaccCTAAAAGTTAGAGGTCTGTTACAAAACAAACATCGTAGACTTTTATTGTTAAATTCACGGAcgaacaaaaaatcaaatttacgaATTATGTGAGAAAATCTAAACACATGCATAGGATATTGTGAGTCATACTTGTCTTCAAGTATATGTAACATCACCTTTTTTCAACTTGAACTTTAATATAGTACCTAATATTATGCATTGTAGCATAGTGGGCAAAGTAAAATGGTGCCAGCTTTTGTACAAGATTCATACTTCTACTTGTTTCCCTCTAGTTTAGTTATAATGTTGTCAAAGATTGAAATTGAGCATTTTCTAAATGTTAGAGATCTAATCATTCAATTGAAACATGTAGGCTAGTGTGATAGAAATGACAAATCTAGAAGGCTAAAAATATAAGTTATCCTTAATTCAACTATTAGCAATAATATTTGACAATGTCACTTCACCACattaagatttaattttaaCCGAGTGTTTGTCAACCAATTGTTACTCGTTTCCACCCACGTTAATCCATAGCTCCTTCAACTGTGCAGAATTCACCCTTCAAGTATTTTaagctatttttcttaatttaaaaggaaaaaaaaaaagaagataaaagtaGATTAACAATGCCATTAGATCtgaaacaattaaaaagatCTAAGTTGATGGGCCTAAGATGGGATACCGATTGATCACATCGGCCCATGGATCGTTGTTGGACTCTCCTAGAATGGGCCGAATACACTCCCAAATCAAACTAACACATTTGGGCCCAGTGCCCATTCCAATTTGCCAAACTTTATCTCCTTTTTCAACTCTTTCTTTAGCTTCCAAATAAGCAAGTTCATACCACAGCGCAGAAGATGACTGGTTCCCAAATCTATGCAGGGTCATCAATGCCGCCTCCACCTCCTTATCGTTAAGTTTCAGCACTTTTCCGATCGCCCTTATCACCGCAGCTCCCGATACCGGCAAGCAGAAATGCCCAATCACACTCTTGAAATTGGGTATGTAAATTTCTTGGGACTTGTCCACGAATCGCTTTCGTAGCTTCGAAACGACGTGCCGTAGTTTCTCCGACAGCGGCAAAATTGAAGATCCAAGAAGGGTTATGTTTATTCGGAGTGTTTCGGGGAAAACTTGAAGAGTATCTTTTGTGACAGAGACGCCAAGTTTTCCTTCCATGTCCTCTTCGCGCATGGCTGAAAGGTAACTTCTATCATCGAAGGATGTCTGTGTTCTAAGGGTTTTAaacagtttatattttgaagaaTCTTTCGCTTCTTTTCTATTGGTGAGCAAAATAGCCGCACTGCCCATACGGAAGTAGCAATTAAGGATTAGTCTGGAGTGTTCCTTTCCTGCATACCAACCGTTTGATAAAATTTCTGTACTAAGTATAACCGCATTTGAGTTTtcgtgaacttgaagaagattTTCAGCTAAATGAATGGCTATAGCACTTGCACTGCACCCCATTCCAGAGAGGTTATAGCTTTTAATGTCACTTCTCATGGAATATTTGTTGATGACGATGGATGACAGAGAAGGAGAAGGGCAAAAGCCACTGCAATTAACGATAAGGATATCAATGTCATGAGGAGAGAGATGGGTTTTGGTTAAAAGATCATCCATGACAGGAAACAGTACCATATGAACTTCATTAATGGATTCCTGTTGATGGGTTTTGGGTGGAATGAAATGCAGGGCTGGAGGGAGGCATGTTTGTTCACTCTGTCCAGAAGATTTGAGAGTTTTGGACATGAAATTGAGGCTCTCATTGTCAAAAATATCGATCAATGTTGCATTTTcaaggaaaaaagagaagggAACCCTGCAGAAGCTTGGTGGTCTGAGGCATGAGAAGTCAACTAAATAAACAGGACGAGGAGCATTATTGAGAATGGGAAGTTTAATGATGTACCTGAAGATGGCATAAGAAGACAGGAGGAGGAAGATAGAGAAAAGGGGATTCCATCCCCTTAAGAAAATATAAGTTTCCATGGAAATAAGGAGAATGAGAATGAAATGGAGGAGAGTGTTGC
This window contains:
- the LOC120072283 gene encoding 3-ketoacyl-CoA synthase 6-like, with amino-acid sequence MESNPKLSQRHGNTLLHFILILLISMETYIFLRGWNPLFSIFLLLSSYAIFRYIIKLPILNNAPRPVYLVDFSCLRPPSFCRVPFSFFLENATLIDIFDNESLNFMSKTLKSSGQSEQTCLPPALHFIPPKTHQQESINEVHMVLFPVMDDLLTKTHLSPHDIDILIVNCSGFCPSPSLSSIVINKYSMRSDIKSYNLSGMGCSASAIAIHLAENLLQVHENSNAVILSTEILSNGWYAGKEHSRLILNCYFRMGSAAILLTNRKEAKDSSKYKLFKTLRTQTSFDDRSYLSAMREEDMEGKLGVSVTKDTLQVFPETLRINITLLGSSILPLSEKLRHVVSKLRKRFVDKSQEIYIPNFKSVIGHFCLPVSGAAVIRAIGKVLKLNDKEVEAALMTLHRFGNQSSSALWYELAYLEAKERVEKGDKVWQIGMGTGPKCVSLIWECIRPILGESNNDPWADVINRYPILGPST